ATTTTTTCAAGTACAATTGGGCCGAAATAGTAATTTTAGTTTCACCAAATTGTGATTTAATGTAATAGATAGCTTCTCGCATTAAGATATGACCAATCTTTTTATCACGGTCAGTCGGTTTTACTACTACTCGTCCAACTGATGCCTCTTCAAAATAATCTTTTGGTTTAAACAATCGAGCATAAGCAACAATTTTGCCTTTATCTTCTCCTATTAGGTGTAATGCTTTTTGATCTTTGTTATCAATATCCTGATAGACGCAATTTTGCTCCACTACAAAGACTTCACTTCGCAATTGCAACAAATCATATAACTCAACTGTAGTTAATGCCTCAAATCGCTTTATTTTCCATTCTAGGTTCATTGTTTCTTATTTTTTAATTTGAATAGATTTAATGATAGATTCTAATTCAAACATTAAATCACGTTTTTCTTTTGAAGGCGCATAACAAAAACCTTCTAACACTAAAAGTCTTCTTTTAGCTTTATCAAAAATAACGTAATTAATAAAAGGTCCAGACATAAAATCATTTTTCATTTGCCATGTTCCTTTGGTTTCGTAGGTTACATTGCCTGATAAGTTTGTTTTTGAAAAATAAGGTGAATAAGCTTCTTCTGTTACCATTTTGGTTCCAGCTGCCGAGCCATGAATGTATAATCTACCTATTGAATCTCTAACTTTTAAAACATCCGATACTGCATAATTAGGACGTATACTTTTCCATGGAATTTGATAAATGATTAAACTGGTATTCCCTCCAACTATTTCGCTTTTTAACCAAATGAAGTTTCTTCTTCGCATCACATATTCATATTTCGAAGGAATCAATAAAT
The window above is part of the Flavobacterium sp. N1994 genome. Proteins encoded here:
- a CDS encoding GNAT family N-acetyltransferase — encoded protein: MNLEWKIKRFEALTTVELYDLLQLRSEVFVVEQNCVYQDIDNKDQKALHLIGEDKGKIVAYARLFKPKDYFEEASVGRVVVKPTDRDKKIGHILMREAIYYIKSQFGETKITISAQLYLKKFYESHGFIQTSETYLEDDIPHIEMKRS